In a single window of the Megalobrama amblycephala isolate DHTTF-2021 linkage group LG3, ASM1881202v1, whole genome shotgun sequence genome:
- the gjd6 gene encoding gap junction protein delta 6 translates to MAPSLSGQSCNMKTPVLAGNRAKVDLFQVLYFRRPARRDMTEWTLLKRLLDAVHQHSTMIGRLWLTVMVIFRLLIVAVATEDVYTDEQEMFVCNTLQPGCPNVCYDAFAPISQPRFWVFQIITVSTPSLCFIIYTWHNLSKQPEAEQTKEAYDRSCDSDSCSIKSHKHLGHSLADVLEGIANQSAQKSSQALREIGAPSKGSLGVLSKYYIFHVCFRAVLEVAFVVAQWLLFGFHVPAHFVCTASPCMQRVDCYVSRPTEKTIFLIFMFCVGVFCIFLNFLELNHLGWKMIKKSMLIKDSSWRGYGAINQDSQSIASLTFRDVTSTTSLPTLDLVVDHQPDWICAGKCSTKKDKDTYRGTQSLKGKSQPSKERKTKQRSTEVWI, encoded by the coding sequence ATGGCACCTTCGCTCTCTGGCCAGAGCTGTAACATGAAAACACCCGTCCTTGCTGGCAACAGAGCTAAAGTGGATCTATTTCAAGTGCTGTACTTCAGGAGGCCGGCGCGTAGAGACATGACAGAATGGACGCTGCTCAAGCGGCTGCTGGACGCCGTGCACCAGCACTCCACCATGATCGGACGCCTCTGGCTCACGGTCATGGTGATCTTCCGCCTGCTCATCGTGGCCGTGGCGACTGAGGACGTCTACACGGACGAGCAGGAGATGTTTGTCTGCAACACCCTTCAACCGGGGTGTCCCAACGTCTGCTACGACGCCTTCGCCCCCATCTCTCAGCCTCGATTCTGGGTCTTTCAGATCATCACGGTGTCGACGCCTTCTCTATGCTTCATCATCTACACCTGGCACAACTTATCCAAGCAGCCAGAGGCCGAGCAGACGAAGGAGGCGTACGACCGCAGCTGCGACTCGGACAGCTGCTCCATCAAGTCACACAAGCACTTGGGTCACAGTCTCGCAGACGTCCTCGAAGGGATCGCCAACCAGAGCGCCCAGAAAAGCTCGCAGGCGTTGCGGGAGATCGGCGCTCCGTCCAAAGGCTCCTTGGGAGTCCTTTCAAAGTACTACATCTTCCACGTGTGCTTCCGCGCCGTGCTCGAGGTCGCTTTCGTGGTGGCGCAGTGGCTCCTTTTCGGTTTCCACGTTCCCGCTCACTTCGTGTGCACGGCGTCTCCTTGCATGCAGAGGGTCGACTGCTACGTCTCGCGTCCCACCGAGAAAACCATCTTCCTGATCTTCATGTTTTGCGTGGGTGTTTTCTGCATCTTCCTCAACTTCTTGGAGCTCAATCATCTGGGCTGGAAGATGATCAAGAAGTCGATGCTCATCAAGGACAGCTCCTGGAGGGGATACGGCGCTATAAACCAAGACTCGCAGTCCATAGCCTCTCTGACTTTCAGAGACGTGACCAGCACTACCTCGCTACCTACCCTAGATCTGGTTGTGGACCACCAGCCGGACTGGATCTGTGCTGGGAAGTGCTCGACGAAGAAAGACAAGGACACCTACAGAGGAACGCAATCGCTCAAGGGGAAATCGCAGCCgagcaaagaaagaaaaacaaaacaaaggagCACTGAGGTTTGGATATAA